Proteins from one Chitinophagales bacterium genomic window:
- a CDS encoding NYN domain-containing protein, whose translation MTDEKLAVLIDADNVPYTNVKEMLEEIAKNGTPTIKRIYADWTKPTVSGWKNILLENAIAPVQQYSYTTGKNSSDSALIIDAMDILYSGKVDGFCIVSSDSDFTRLATRLREAGMKVIGFGEKKTPQPFIAACNKFIYIEILKAEKTEPAVASKSDKKEKIKKEPLNKVNTETIKLIKQSVNDLADESGWTFLGELGNYILRRRPDFDPRNFGFPKLLPLIKSIPSFEIDVRETGMQNIKHIYVRNK comes from the coding sequence ATGACAGATGAAAAATTAGCAGTACTAATAGATGCGGACAATGTACCCTATACCAATGTAAAAGAAATGCTCGAAGAAATAGCTAAGAATGGAACGCCTACTATCAAACGGATATATGCAGACTGGACCAAACCTACAGTCTCTGGTTGGAAAAATATCTTGCTGGAAAATGCAATAGCACCTGTACAGCAATACAGCTATACGACAGGTAAAAACTCGAGTGACAGCGCACTCATTATTGATGCTATGGATATTCTCTATTCAGGAAAGGTGGATGGGTTTTGTATCGTATCCAGCGACAGTGATTTCACACGACTAGCTACTAGACTGCGAGAAGCTGGAATGAAGGTCATCGGTTTCGGTGAAAAGAAAACACCGCAACCCTTTATAGCAGCCTGTAATAAATTTATCTATATCGAAATACTCAAGGCTGAGAAAACAGAACCTGCTGTAGCTTCTAAATCAGATAAGAAAGAAAAAATCAAGAAAGAACCACTAAATAAAGTCAATACTGAAACGATTAAACTTATAAAACAAAGTGTCAATGACCTAGCAGATGAGAGTGGTTGGACATTTTTAGGAGAGTTGGGTAATTATATTTTGAGACGTAGACCAGACTTCGATCCCCGCAATTTTGGTTTTCCGAAATTACTACCCCTCATCAAATCAATACCAAGTTTCGAAATAGATGTGCGTGAAACAGGAATGCAAAATATAAAACATATTTATGTCCGAAACAAATAA
- a CDS encoding class I SAM-dependent methyltransferase encodes MSETNNLTSNDANWPLYFKKTRNGATRENLVRAVELFEKESFRGLCMDIGSGAGNDINYLLEKGWNVIALDPEEKSQHIIQERFSKCSNLQFTRANFKEISWEMVDLMNCSYVLPFCEKEYFDTLMHKIVANIKPGGRFSGNFFGPLHSWNHLYLVSREKALNYFYHFDIEYIHEVKEHKISALGDEVYFHNLDVVGRKKD; translated from the coding sequence ATGTCCGAAACAAATAACTTAACATCTAATGATGCCAACTGGCCGCTTTATTTCAAAAAAACGAGAAATGGAGCTACTAGGGAAAATTTAGTGAGAGCTGTAGAACTGTTTGAAAAAGAAAGTTTTCGTGGGCTATGCATGGATATTGGATCGGGGGCGGGAAATGACATCAATTATCTTCTTGAAAAAGGCTGGAATGTGATCGCTTTAGATCCAGAGGAAAAATCACAACATATCATTCAAGAGCGTTTTTCAAAGTGCTCCAACCTTCAATTCACTAGAGCTAATTTTAAAGAAATATCGTGGGAAATGGTAGATCTCATGAATTGTTCCTACGTTCTTCCTTTTTGTGAAAAGGAATACTTCGATACACTTATGCATAAGATAGTTGCCAATATCAAACCAGGAGGACGATTTAGCGGTAATTTCTTTGGTCCTCTTCACAGCTGGAATCATTTATACCTAGTCTCAAGAGAAAAAGCACTAAATTATTTTTATCATTTCGACATAGAGTATATCCATGAAGTGAAGGAACATAAAATATCTGCTTTAGGTGATGAGGTTTATTTTCATAACTTAGATGTGGTGGGAAGGAAGAAGGATTAG
- a CDS encoding iron-containing alcohol dehydrogenase has translation MNPFELYNPTKLIFGVDSYQRISHEIPEDAKILLTYGGGSIKSNGIYETVIKELKNFEVIEFGGIEANPTFETLSIALDIIKKENVNFLFAVGGGSVIDGTKFLAAAALYDGDSWDILKKGIRVSKALPFATVLTLPATGSEMNSGAVITRKSTGEKLGMGSPVLFPKFSCLNPEVIKSLPRRQLKNGIVDAFTHVLEQYMTYPIGAELQDRISESILKTLIEIAPKVIFEPYNQTIASNFMWCCTMALNGLIQKGVPTDWATHMIGHELTAKYDIDHAMTLAIIFPNLWRYKFENKKEKLAQYAERILDINTGSMEEKAEQAIQKTLEFLHSIEVKTKLSDYTEKFQGFSDEVKQTFETRNWIALGERKDITPEDVRKIVEMSC, from the coding sequence ATGAACCCATTTGAACTCTACAACCCTACCAAACTTATTTTTGGTGTTGATTCCTATCAGAGAATTTCACATGAAATACCTGAGGATGCAAAGATTCTCCTGACCTATGGGGGAGGAAGTATTAAATCTAACGGGATTTATGAGACCGTAATCAAAGAATTAAAAAACTTTGAAGTAATTGAATTTGGTGGGATAGAAGCTAATCCAACTTTTGAAACCCTTTCCATTGCTTTAGATATTATTAAAAAGGAAAATGTAAATTTTCTATTTGCCGTGGGTGGTGGGTCTGTGATAGATGGCACCAAGTTCCTAGCTGCTGCTGCTTTGTATGATGGAGATAGCTGGGATATACTTAAGAAAGGAATACGTGTATCCAAGGCTTTGCCCTTCGCTACGGTATTAACACTACCTGCTACAGGCTCTGAAATGAATAGCGGGGCAGTCATCACTCGAAAATCGACAGGGGAGAAGCTCGGAATGGGAAGCCCTGTCTTATTCCCAAAGTTTTCTTGTCTAAATCCTGAGGTCATAAAATCACTTCCGCGGCGACAGCTAAAAAATGGTATTGTCGATGCTTTTACTCACGTTTTAGAACAATATATGACCTATCCTATAGGGGCTGAATTGCAAGATAGAATCTCCGAAAGTATATTGAAGACGTTGATAGAGATTGCACCTAAAGTCATATTCGAACCATATAACCAAACCATAGCTTCCAATTTTATGTGGTGCTGTACGATGGCATTGAATGGTTTGATTCAGAAAGGAGTCCCTACAGACTGGGCTACCCACATGATAGGTCACGAATTGACTGCCAAATATGATATAGACCATGCTATGACCTTGGCTATTATATTCCCGAATCTTTGGCGATATAAATTTGAGAATAAGAAGGAAAAGCTCGCACAATATGCTGAGCGTATTTTAGATATAAATACGGGCAGCATGGAAGAAAAAGCGGAACAAGCGATTCAAAAAACATTAGAGTTTCTCCATAGTATCGAAGTCAAAACGAAATTGAGTGACTACACTGAGAAATTTCAAGGCTTCTCAGATGAAGTCAAGCAAACTTTTGAAACTCGGAATTGGATAGCACTTGGGGAGAGGAAAGATATAACTCCTGAGGATGTGAGGAAGATTGTGGAGATGAGTTGCTGA
- a CDS encoding YIP1 family protein, with amino-acid sequence MLQNFEEFEHENFSDYEIFTKIWSKPYSVLRFIHTKQYENNMYLILFLIGVVNAFDRASLRNMGDTKSLTEIIVGSIIVGGLLGWISFYFYSFLVSWAGLMLKGKGDRESLYRVFTYSMIPAIGNIILTFIQIFFFGGDAFTSDFDNEFGDYATAFIFYSLAMASLGLGIYSIILCVIGTSIVQNFSFGRALLNLLLPIIFIVIIFGGIYLLFD; translated from the coding sequence ATGCTCCAAAATTTTGAAGAATTTGAACATGAAAATTTTAGTGACTATGAAATATTCACTAAAATATGGTCTAAACCCTATTCTGTATTGCGTTTTATCCATACAAAGCAATACGAAAATAATATGTACCTTATACTATTTCTGATAGGAGTAGTCAATGCATTTGACCGAGCAAGTCTAAGGAATATGGGAGATACTAAATCTTTAACCGAAATCATAGTAGGCTCCATCATAGTTGGAGGTCTACTAGGCTGGATATCCTTCTATTTTTATTCTTTTCTTGTATCATGGGCTGGCTTGATGTTAAAGGGAAAAGGAGATAGAGAATCATTATATCGAGTGTTCACATATTCGATGATACCAGCCATTGGCAATATTATATTAACCTTTATTCAAATATTTTTTTTTGGTGGTGATGCCTTCACATCTGACTTTGATAATGAATTTGGCGACTATGCCACAGCATTCATTTTTTATTCCTTAGCAATGGCGTCACTTGGATTAGGTATATACAGTATTATACTTTGTGTTATTGGCACCTCAATAGTTCAGAACTTTTCGTTCGGGAGAGCACTTCTCAATCTTTTATTACCAATTATTTTCATAGTGATAATATTTGGAGGAATCTATCTGCTATTTGATTAA
- a CDS encoding TonB-dependent receptor, with translation MDTFAQKKNSVTDSLKNRLVSEIVITGTKTFKRKTESPVIVNVMDSKTLNNLQVCNLSEGLKFQPGLRIETDCQTCNYTQLRINGLQGGYSQILINGRPIFSPMMGLYGMEQLPVNMIERIEVVRGGGSSLYGSSAIGGTVNVITKLPKKTSYDINSFYQSVNGKSNDINLNGNATVVNKNRNLGLSIFLNKRHRDYLDVNGDNFSELPKLENNSLGISGFYLPKENQKLELSVSYLNEYRYGGEMREIQPHLAMQSEERKHSIWLGSFDYQINFNKDKSSLILFGAFQNTNRSHYTGIFPDSSSDITRHLAQPPYGNSQARTIQGGFQLNHRLDYFFKSRNVFTLGFEYISDQVHDEIQSYNYLVNQHTKDLGGFIQSDWDITPQLNLLSGIRLDHHNFVEDIIWSPRLALLYKFKNNTQFRINYGAGFRAPQAFDSDLHIAFAGGGVSRVQLSRQLSEENSQSLSTSLNYDKGGDKWIAGFTLEAFYTYLRNAFVLQNLGQDSFGEIFEKRNGFGASVRGVTLELRANYNKKLQIEAGFTLQNSLFENEVEYVQGLPATRDFLRTPNQYGFTNLSFTPNQNWNINLNYVYTGSMKLAHFGGAENFQNDAMVETSAFSEINTKIAYNLPFKKFKNNFEVYGGVKNVFNSYQSDFDIGKNRDSNYIYGPNMPRTFFIGIRLRG, from the coding sequence GTGGACACGTTTGCCCAGAAGAAAAATAGTGTGACAGACTCATTAAAAAATAGACTAGTTTCAGAAATAGTCATTACGGGAACCAAGACGTTTAAAAGGAAAACAGAAAGTCCAGTGATAGTCAATGTCATGGATAGTAAAACATTGAATAATTTACAAGTTTGTAATCTCTCCGAAGGTCTGAAATTTCAGCCAGGACTGCGTATTGAGACAGATTGTCAAACATGCAACTATACCCAACTTCGAATAAATGGATTGCAAGGTGGGTATTCTCAAATTCTCATCAACGGCAGACCTATTTTCAGTCCTATGATGGGCCTTTATGGTATGGAACAGCTTCCGGTCAATATGATAGAACGTATCGAAGTGGTAAGGGGTGGTGGTTCTTCTTTATATGGTTCTAGCGCGATAGGAGGTACAGTGAATGTCATTACGAAATTGCCGAAGAAAACGAGTTATGATATCAATAGTTTTTATCAATCGGTCAACGGGAAATCCAATGATATCAATCTCAATGGAAATGCAACAGTGGTAAATAAAAATAGAAATCTGGGGTTAAGTATTTTTCTAAATAAAAGACATAGAGATTATCTGGATGTTAATGGTGACAATTTTTCTGAACTACCGAAGCTCGAAAATAATTCTCTAGGCATCAGTGGATTTTATCTTCCAAAGGAAAACCAAAAACTAGAATTATCCGTGAGTTATCTCAACGAATACCGATATGGCGGTGAAATGAGAGAAATCCAACCTCACCTGGCCATGCAGTCCGAAGAGCGCAAGCATTCTATTTGGCTAGGAAGTTTTGATTATCAAATTAATTTTAATAAAGATAAGTCTTCATTGATACTTTTTGGGGCTTTTCAGAATACAAATAGAAGTCATTATACAGGTATTTTTCCAGATAGTAGTTCAGATATTACACGCCATTTGGCACAGCCGCCTTATGGAAACTCCCAAGCTAGAACTATTCAAGGAGGATTTCAGTTAAATCATAGACTAGATTATTTCTTCAAATCTAGGAATGTATTCACCTTAGGTTTTGAGTATATTTCTGATCAAGTTCATGATGAGATTCAAAGCTATAACTACCTGGTAAATCAGCATACTAAGGATTTGGGTGGATTTATTCAAAGTGACTGGGACATTACTCCACAGTTAAATCTGTTATCAGGTATTCGACTAGATCATCACAATTTCGTAGAAGATATTATCTGGAGTCCACGCTTAGCTTTACTCTATAAATTCAAAAATAATACGCAGTTCAGGATAAATTATGGAGCTGGATTTAGGGCACCTCAGGCGTTTGATTCTGACCTTCACATAGCATTTGCTGGTGGAGGTGTATCGAGAGTTCAGTTATCTAGACAGTTAAGTGAAGAAAACTCCCAGAGTTTATCTACATCATTAAACTACGACAAAGGAGGAGATAAATGGATAGCTGGATTTACCTTAGAGGCATTCTATACTTATTTGAGAAATGCCTTTGTGCTTCAAAATCTCGGGCAGGATAGTTTTGGAGAGATATTTGAAAAGCGAAATGGATTTGGCGCCAGTGTGCGAGGGGTCACTCTGGAGTTACGCGCCAATTACAATAAAAAATTGCAAATTGAAGCAGGCTTTACTCTTCAAAATAGCCTATTTGAGAACGAGGTGGAATATGTACAAGGCTTGCCCGCTACTAGGGATTTCTTGCGCACGCCTAACCAATATGGGTTTACTAATTTGAGTTTTACTCCAAATCAAAATTGGAATATCAATCTCAACTACGTCTATACAGGCAGCATGAAACTAGCTCATTTCGGAGGTGCAGAAAATTTCCAGAATGATGCCATGGTCGAAACTTCCGCTTTTTCTGAAATTAATACAAAAATAGCATATAACTTACCTTTCAAAAAGTTTAAGAACAATTTTGAAGTTTATGGTGGAGTGAAAAATGTCTTTAACTCTTATCAAAGTGATTTTGATATAGGTAAAAATAGAGATAGTAACTATATCTATGGACCCAATATGCCGAGAACTTTTTTTATAGGTATAAGATTGCGTGGTTAG
- the nuoH gene encoding NADH-quinone oxidoreductase subunit NuoH, with amino-acid sequence MEFIIEKSALAVGIFTLSLVVAMYSTYLERKVAAFLQDRIGPNRAGPFGLLQPLADGGKMFFKEEFIPANSDKLLFILSPGIAMLTATMTSAVIPWGADFMLHGRLISLQLSDINIGILYILGFLSVGIYGILLGGWSSNNKYSLFSSIRASSQMISYELAMGMLIITIVMMTGSMSLKDIVVSQSGGLYGISALQGLNWNVFYQPLAFILFLTCALAECNRAPFDMAECETELIGGYHTEFSSMKLGFFLFAEYINMFVSSAVISVLFFGGYAFPGMQHFEGIPLALLSFGAMMLKTVFFIFVFMWIRWTLPRFRYDQLMDLGWKKLIPLALINMLITAGVILYFKG; translated from the coding sequence ATGGAATTTATCATAGAAAAATCCGCTCTTGCCGTTGGGATATTTACACTTTCTTTGGTTGTAGCTATGTATTCGACCTATTTAGAAAGAAAAGTTGCTGCTTTTTTACAAGATAGAATCGGCCCAAATAGAGCTGGACCTTTTGGTTTATTGCAGCCATTGGCAGATGGTGGTAAAATGTTCTTCAAAGAAGAATTTATTCCAGCTAATTCTGATAAACTATTGTTTATATTGAGTCCTGGTATAGCTATGCTCACAGCTACTATGACCAGTGCTGTTATCCCATGGGGAGCAGATTTTATGCTTCACGGTCGGTTGATATCGCTTCAATTATCGGATATAAATATTGGTATTCTCTATATTTTAGGTTTTCTATCGGTAGGGATCTATGGTATCTTACTTGGAGGCTGGTCGAGTAACAATAAGTATTCTCTCTTCTCTTCTATTCGTGCGAGTTCACAGATGATTTCTTATGAATTGGCTATGGGCATGCTCATAATTACAATCGTGATGATGACAGGCTCTATGAGTCTCAAAGATATTGTAGTATCTCAATCTGGTGGTTTGTATGGTATCAGTGCTTTACAAGGACTTAATTGGAATGTGTTTTATCAACCATTAGCTTTCATTTTATTCCTTACTTGCGCTCTAGCAGAATGTAACCGTGCACCTTTTGATATGGCTGAATGCGAAACAGAGCTTATTGGAGGATATCATACCGAATTTTCTAGTATGAAGCTCGGCTTTTTCCTTTTTGCGGAGTATATTAATATGTTTGTGAGTTCAGCAGTAATTTCTGTATTATTCTTTGGAGGTTATGCCTTCCCTGGTATGCAGCATTTTGAAGGTATTCCACTTGCATTGCTTTCATTCGGAGCCATGATGCTTAAGACTGTATTTTTTATCTTTGTCTTTATGTGGATTCGCTGGACTTTACCGCGATTCAGATACGACCAATTAATGGATCTTGGGTGGAAGAAATTGATTCCATTAGCCCTTATCAATATGCTTATCACTGCTGGAGTTATTCTTTATTTTAAAGGTTAG
- a CDS encoding threonylcarbamoyl-AMP synthase, giving the protein METHIGLDLDKAAQLLIEGELVAIPTETVYGLAGNALSAEAISKIYLTKNRPQFNPLILHVASIEALKKYVLYLPPKIEKLIQKFSPGPLTVLLPKSNIVPDIVTAGSSKVAIRIPNHPLTLDLLHKIDFPLAAPSANLSGRVSPTSSEHVFEQLNGKIPYILDGGETIVGLESTIVGYDESCEEIAIHRLGGLSIEEIEACLNEKIRVDIHHNQPATPGQLKSHYATQTPLLVGDIEELMFDKNPNEIVIINYNKLKDIEVKKQYVLTSQNSSAEAAQHLFKIMREADKCQAQYILCEWAPEEGLGLAINDRLQRASFLI; this is encoded by the coding sequence ATGGAAACTCATATTGGTCTAGATTTAGACAAAGCCGCACAACTTTTAATCGAAGGAGAATTAGTTGCCATTCCTACGGAAACGGTTTATGGATTGGCTGGTAATGCGTTATCAGCAGAAGCGATATCTAAAATATACTTGACTAAAAATAGACCGCAGTTTAATCCTTTGATATTACATGTAGCAAGTATAGAAGCACTGAAAAAATACGTCTTGTATTTACCTCCTAAAATTGAAAAACTAATCCAAAAGTTTTCACCAGGACCTTTAACGGTATTGCTACCTAAATCAAATATAGTTCCGGATATAGTAACAGCTGGTAGTTCAAAAGTAGCGATACGCATACCGAATCATCCGCTTACTCTTGACCTTCTTCATAAAATCGATTTTCCTCTGGCTGCACCAAGTGCCAATCTCTCTGGAAGGGTAAGTCCTACCTCATCCGAACATGTATTTGAGCAATTAAATGGGAAAATACCCTATATTCTAGATGGTGGTGAAACTATTGTAGGACTAGAAAGCACTATAGTAGGATATGATGAAAGTTGTGAAGAAATAGCAATTCATAGACTAGGTGGCCTGAGTATCGAAGAGATAGAAGCATGCCTAAATGAAAAGATACGTGTGGATATTCATCATAACCAACCTGCTACACCCGGACAATTAAAAAGTCATTATGCTACACAAACACCTCTATTAGTAGGAGATATTGAAGAACTAATGTTCGATAAGAATCCAAATGAAATTGTCATCATCAATTACAATAAATTGAAAGATATCGAAGTCAAAAAACAATATGTTTTAACGTCTCAGAACTCTAGTGCAGAAGCAGCCCAACATCTCTTTAAGATTATGCGTGAGGCAGATAAGTGCCAAGCGCAATATATTCTCTGCGAATGGGCTCCTGAAGAAGGGCTGGGATTGGCAATAAATGATCGATTGCAAAGAGCGAGTTTCTTAATATAA
- a CDS encoding TonB-dependent receptor, whose product MKPLKNVLEEVIVTGQIVPGNKYQSPFKLKFYTAEEIKNKNAVTLADFLLTENNFTISQDPILGTKVSINGMSGSDLKLMIDGIPVAGRLNGNIDYSQVLLGNIEKIEVVDGPLSTIYGTNATGGVINLITKTGSSYESNIKANLYAESVGVLNANAYYNTAVKGHRVSLGVHRNIFFGWDQNSDSLKNAIKPLWRDVAWNPKEQFMVNTSYYAPLSKKTSLHMKINGFWESIMNKLNPASSQQTVVNDEYYKTTRFNVGGNTNTIFSKYVEWQNYSNFNYFSRNIEFYNQDLIAGNQTYLRNVTERIYNLFGRSQIKHEIPSKNLNLLYGADYNMDIGSSQKLDTNVKAIRDLSLFVMANYKFSEKLLMQPGLRYSINNVSSTPISATFNFRYELSKHFSSRVAFSRGYRIPELKELYFTFIDINHNITGNPNLTTETNDNFQIGIDVKPDKTKAASKLISYSSSLNFTYFNKTNAIDIVNVNPNTNEFKYLNVGNVRGLITNIDNRVKYKEYLFVLGTSVNGFQRLFNNTANQLDYFLFNWTINANLTYYFKKLDIKLTSVNKFNSFNPFVVYNLQSNMVEESSLSAFMYSDLSASTNVWNDKLNITLGVKNIFDIKNLRVTGFSGNFHSAGSGEVNNLWGRTIFTSITLNLDNVK is encoded by the coding sequence ATGAAACCTCTTAAAAATGTCCTAGAAGAAGTTATCGTTACTGGGCAGATTGTACCTGGAAATAAATATCAATCTCCTTTTAAATTAAAATTTTATACAGCAGAGGAAATAAAAAATAAAAATGCAGTAACACTTGCAGATTTTTTATTGACAGAAAATAATTTTACCATTAGTCAAGATCCAATTTTAGGAACAAAAGTATCCATCAATGGAATGAGCGGCTCAGATTTAAAATTGATGATAGATGGCATCCCGGTTGCAGGTAGATTAAATGGGAATATAGATTATTCACAAGTACTTTTAGGCAATATAGAAAAAATAGAAGTAGTAGATGGACCATTATCTACGATATATGGAACTAATGCCACAGGTGGTGTTATCAATCTTATTACAAAAACCGGTTCTTCTTATGAATCAAATATCAAAGCTAACTTATATGCAGAATCGGTAGGTGTTCTTAATGCGAATGCATATTATAACACTGCAGTGAAAGGACATCGAGTAAGTCTGGGCGTGCACCGCAATATTTTCTTTGGTTGGGATCAAAATTCAGATTCACTAAAAAACGCTATAAAACCTTTGTGGCGTGACGTAGCATGGAATCCAAAGGAACAGTTTATGGTGAATACATCCTACTATGCACCACTTTCAAAGAAAACGAGTTTGCATATGAAAATTAACGGCTTTTGGGAAAGTATAATGAATAAACTCAACCCAGCCTCTTCTCAACAAACAGTGGTGAATGATGAGTATTATAAGACGACAAGATTCAATGTAGGGGGTAATACCAATACCATTTTCTCCAAATATGTAGAATGGCAGAATTATTCCAACTTTAACTACTTTTCAAGAAATATTGAATTTTATAATCAAGATCTCATTGCTGGAAATCAAACTTATTTAAGAAATGTAACGGAGAGAATATATAATTTATTTGGGCGCTCTCAGATTAAGCACGAGATACCAAGTAAAAATCTAAATTTACTATATGGAGCAGATTATAATATGGATATCGGTTCTTCTCAAAAATTGGATACCAATGTAAAGGCTATTAGAGATTTGAGTTTATTCGTTATGGCAAATTATAAGTTTTCTGAGAAACTACTCATGCAGCCTGGACTTCGGTATAGCATTAATAATGTTTCGAGTACACCGATTTCAGCTACTTTTAATTTTAGATATGAATTGAGTAAGCATTTTAGCTCTCGAGTGGCATTTAGTCGCGGATATCGAATTCCAGAATTGAAAGAATTATATTTTACTTTTATTGATATTAATCACAACATAACTGGTAATCCTAATTTAACCACTGAAACAAATGATAATTTTCAAATAGGAATTGACGTGAAACCCGATAAAACCAAAGCGGCTAGTAAACTCATTTCCTATTCTTCGTCTCTAAATTTCACTTACTTCAATAAAACAAACGCTATTGATATTGTGAATGTAAATCCCAATACGAATGAGTTTAAGTATTTGAATGTAGGAAATGTGCGTGGTTTGATCACGAATATTGACAATAGAGTTAAATATAAAGAGTATCTATTTGTTCTTGGTACATCTGTAAATGGATTTCAACGATTATTTAATAATACTGCTAATCAACTAGATTACTTTTTATTCAACTGGACTATTAACGCAAACTTGACTTACTATTTCAAGAAACTAGACATTAAATTAACCTCTGTAAATAAATTCAATTCTTTCAATCCTTTTGTAGTATATAATCTGCAATCTAATATGGTAGAGGAATCTTCGCTTTCTGCATTTATGTATTCTGATCTGAGTGCTTCTACGAATGTCTGGAATGATAAACTCAATATTACATTAGGGGTCAAAAATATTTTTGACATTAAAAATCTACGAGTAACAGGATTTTCAGGGAATTTTCATAGTGCTGGTTCTGGTGAAGTCAATAACCTTTGGGGAAGAACTATATTCACTAGTATCACTTTAAATTTAGATAATGTTAAATAG
- a CDS encoding HmuY family protein, whose amino-acid sequence MLNRIVFPLSCLVIICSTTSCMKEIDGPLDITLSPYPKVELNLEQEMDYKAKIYYSLATKEIIKTSDNYSWHIAFASQASNPHKVLMNYALGKSTWGATRQDTNWARTITQAELFSETQIYANHYDSFANLFQRGFYNVYYLNFGSNLVNKKFQVLSYTATEVSFRYANLDGSNEITKTITLNPNTNYTYISLIDASAVDVEPIDRLSWDFEVTRYTTYVTDFSQPQMYGVGGFISNPAKNILVAKVENKNLEDLSDASLTSLPFNNGLTSIGYDWKKFSNGGPDGFYTILPRSYVIKADGKTYGIQFISYTKTIAGKPINGYPVFLLREF is encoded by the coding sequence ATGTTAAATAGAATAGTGTTTCCGCTTTCTTGTTTGGTTATAATATGCTCTACGACATCTTGCATGAAAGAAATAGATGGGCCTTTGGATATCACTCTATCACCTTATCCAAAAGTAGAGTTGAATTTAGAACAAGAAATGGATTATAAGGCTAAAATATATTATAGTTTGGCTACAAAAGAAATAATTAAAACCTCTGATAATTATAGTTGGCACATAGCATTTGCTTCTCAAGCGTCTAATCCTCATAAAGTATTAATGAATTATGCTTTAGGTAAATCGACTTGGGGTGCTACTCGTCAAGATACGAATTGGGCGAGAACAATTACGCAAGCAGAGTTGTTTTCAGAAACACAAATTTATGCGAATCATTATGACAGCTTTGCTAATCTTTTTCAAAGAGGTTTTTATAATGTATACTATTTAAATTTTGGGTCCAATCTAGTCAATAAAAAATTTCAAGTATTAAGCTATACAGCTACAGAGGTTAGTTTCCGATATGCGAATTTAGATGGGTCAAATGAGATAACAAAAACGATAACACTAAACCCGAATACAAATTATACCTACATATCGTTAATTGATGCATCTGCAGTTGATGTAGAGCCAATAGATAGATTGTCTTGGGATTTTGAGGTGACGCGCTATACTACCTATGTTACAGATTTCAGCCAACCGCAAATGTACGGTGTGGGAGGGTTCATATCGAATCCAGCTAAAAATATTCTAGTGGCTAAAGTAGAGAACAAGAATTTAGAAGATCTTTCAGATGCGAGTTTGACTAGTCTACCATTTAATAATGGACTCACTAGTATCGGATATGACTGGAAAAAATTTAGCAATGGTGGCCCAGATGGTTTTTATACGATACTTCCTCGTAGCTATGTGATTAAGGCAGATGGAAAAACCTATGGTATTCAGTTTATCTCTTATACTAAGACTATTGCTGGTAAACCAATAAATGGTTATCCTGTATTTTTATTACGGGAATTTTAA